A part of Candidatus Deferrimicrobium borealis genomic DNA contains:
- a CDS encoding ABC transporter ATP-binding protein encodes MLNVSGIDVFYGDLQVLWDVSFEVREKEILVLVGANGAGKSTTLKAISGLLKPRKGSIEFDGVRLDQLSPDRVIGRGIVHVPEARRLFREMSVEENLIMGSLSPEAKKKRYETMEWVYELFPRMKERRKQAAGTLSGGEQQMCAIGRGLMALPKIMMFDEPSLGLSPILVQEVFEIAKRINKEGVTVLLVEQNVRQTLAMCDRAYVLENGRVVLEGTGKSLMDNPHVKAAYLGI; translated from the coding sequence ATGCTTAATGTATCGGGGATCGACGTGTTCTACGGGGACCTCCAGGTTCTCTGGGACGTCTCGTTCGAGGTGCGCGAAAAGGAGATCCTGGTCCTGGTGGGCGCCAACGGCGCGGGGAAGTCGACCACCCTCAAGGCGATCTCGGGCCTCCTCAAGCCCCGGAAGGGGTCCATCGAGTTCGACGGCGTCCGCCTCGACCAGCTTTCGCCGGACCGGGTGATCGGCCGGGGGATTGTGCACGTCCCCGAAGCGCGTCGCCTGTTCCGGGAGATGTCCGTCGAGGAGAACCTCATCATGGGCTCCCTCTCCCCCGAGGCGAAGAAGAAGCGGTACGAGACGATGGAGTGGGTCTACGAGCTCTTCCCGCGGATGAAGGAGCGCAGGAAGCAGGCCGCCGGGACGTTGAGCGGAGGGGAACAGCAGATGTGCGCGATCGGGCGGGGTCTGATGGCCCTGCCGAAGATCATGATGTTCGACGAGCCGTCGCTTGGGCTCTCCCCCATCCTCGTCCAGGAGGTCTTCGAGATCGCGAAGCGGATCAACAAGGAGGGGGTCACGGTCCTGCTGGTGGAGCAGAACGTCCGGCAGACCCTCGCCATGTGCGACCGCGCCTACGTGCTCGAGAACGGGCGGGTCGTTCTGGAGGGGACCGGGAAGAGCCTCATGGACAACCCCCACGTCAAAGCGGCGTATCTCGGAATTTGA
- a CDS encoding leucyl aminopeptidase, with protein MRIGCLSADIRAVKADMVVVSLFEGAKRPSGGGAAVDAAIGGAIAAAVRDGDFAGKLGEILALRPSRGLSAPRVLVVGLGKKEKFTPDHARQAVLPVLKAAKRMKLSTVASVVHGAGAGGVDPGTAARFCALGAALSAFEYDRYKEEKAHRVARFLFVERDAKAFPSVRAGVSWGARVGEAINWGRSLVATPPAELRPGDLARAARGVGRGVGAAAARKVRVRVFGLPELSALKAGGILAVAKGSPAPPRLIVLEYRGGSPGAPWTALVGKGVTFDTGGISLKKWEGMEKMKYDMAGGAAMLATIRAAAALGLKRNLVAVVPSVENMPSGTAYRPGDVLRMMSGKTVEILSTDAEGRLILADAMTYAVRKYKPKEMVDAATLTGACIVALGSVNIGMMGNDGGMLSRMKAASAASGEKAWELPLHEEYFEQIKSDIGELKNIGGGEAGTITAGRFLQEFVDGTPWVHFDIAGTAWVEKEKRGYAPGPSGAPVRLLVEYLSSRDGI; from the coding sequence ATGCGCATCGGGTGTCTTTCCGCGGATATCCGCGCGGTCAAGGCGGACATGGTCGTGGTGAGCCTGTTCGAGGGGGCGAAGCGGCCGAGTGGGGGGGGCGCCGCGGTCGACGCGGCGATCGGGGGCGCGATCGCGGCGGCGGTCCGCGACGGCGACTTCGCGGGGAAGCTCGGGGAAATCCTTGCGCTGCGTCCCTCCCGGGGCCTCTCCGCCCCGCGGGTCCTGGTGGTCGGCCTCGGGAAGAAGGAGAAATTCACCCCGGATCACGCGCGCCAGGCGGTCCTGCCGGTCCTGAAGGCGGCGAAGCGCATGAAGCTTTCCACCGTGGCGTCCGTCGTCCACGGCGCGGGCGCGGGCGGGGTCGATCCCGGGACCGCTGCGCGCTTCTGCGCCCTCGGCGCCGCCCTGTCGGCCTTCGAGTACGACCGGTACAAGGAGGAGAAGGCGCACCGCGTCGCCCGGTTTCTTTTCGTCGAGCGGGATGCGAAGGCGTTCCCATCCGTGCGCGCCGGAGTGTCCTGGGGCGCCCGGGTCGGCGAGGCGATCAACTGGGGCCGCTCCCTCGTGGCGACCCCGCCGGCGGAGCTCCGGCCCGGCGATCTGGCCCGCGCCGCGCGGGGGGTGGGCCGCGGTGTCGGCGCCGCCGCGGCTCGCAAGGTGCGTGTCCGCGTCTTCGGTCTCCCGGAACTATCCGCCCTGAAGGCCGGAGGGATCCTCGCCGTGGCGAAGGGGAGCCCCGCGCCGCCGCGCCTGATCGTCCTGGAATACCGCGGGGGGAGTCCGGGTGCTCCATGGACCGCACTCGTGGGGAAAGGAGTGACCTTCGACACCGGCGGCATCTCCCTGAAAAAGTGGGAGGGGATGGAGAAGATGAAGTACGACATGGCGGGCGGGGCCGCCATGCTGGCGACGATCCGGGCCGCCGCCGCCCTCGGCCTCAAGCGGAACCTCGTCGCGGTCGTTCCCTCCGTCGAAAACATGCCCTCCGGCACGGCCTATCGGCCGGGCGACGTGCTTCGGATGATGTCCGGGAAGACCGTCGAGATCCTCTCCACCGACGCGGAGGGTCGTCTCATCCTCGCGGACGCGATGACCTATGCCGTCAGGAAATACAAGCCCAAGGAGATGGTCGACGCGGCGACGCTCACGGGCGCCTGCATCGTGGCGCTCGGGAGCGTCAACATCGGGATGATGGGGAACGACGGGGGGATGCTGTCCCGGATGAAGGCGGCCTCCGCGGCTTCGGGGGAGAAGGCGTGGGAACTCCCGCTGCACGAGGAGTATTTCGAGCAGATCAAGAGCGACATCGGGGAGTTGAAGAACATCGGCGGCGGCGAGGCCGGGACGATCACGGCCGGCCGATTCCTCCAGGAGTTCGTGGACGGCACGCCGTGGGTCCACTTCGACATCGCCGGCACCGCCTGGGTGGAGAAGGAGAAGCGCGGGTACGCCCCGGGGCCCTCGGGCGCGCCGGTTCGTCTCCTCGTGGAGTACCTCTCTTCCCGGGACGGGATTTGA
- a CDS encoding TIGR04282 family arsenosugar biosynthesis glycosyltransferase has product MMEKWTGKEAVVLMAKAPVAGRVKTRLCPPLQPREATRLYACMLGDTAAEMSALTLVRRYLFIDPPESVDSLPGPPFSAFETLPQRGRDLGDRMRDGAATAFRRGARRVVIVGADCPSLSAGTVRRAFRELSTGASVVFGPSADGGYYLVGLSSPDERLFQGFRWSTAEVLRNAAARCRILSTPFSFLPPGRDVDTGEDLLALREWARTHALPKCPRTRGWITGFFGRGGGGSPGSPERTPGPPRGS; this is encoded by the coding sequence ATGATGGAGAAATGGACGGGCAAGGAAGCGGTCGTACTGATGGCGAAGGCGCCGGTCGCCGGTCGGGTCAAGACCCGCCTGTGCCCTCCGCTCCAGCCGCGCGAGGCGACGCGCCTGTACGCCTGCATGCTCGGAGACACCGCCGCCGAGATGTCCGCTTTGACCCTTGTCCGGCGATACCTTTTCATCGATCCGCCGGAGTCCGTGGACTCCCTTCCGGGGCCCCCTTTCTCTGCGTTCGAGACGCTCCCGCAGCGCGGCCGGGACCTCGGGGACAGGATGCGGGACGGGGCGGCGACCGCGTTCCGGCGCGGGGCGCGTCGCGTGGTGATCGTGGGGGCGGACTGCCCGTCACTCTCCGCGGGGACGGTCCGCCGGGCGTTCCGGGAGCTTTCCACCGGAGCGTCGGTCGTCTTCGGCCCTTCGGCGGACGGAGGATACTACCTGGTCGGCCTCTCCTCGCCGGACGAGCGGCTGTTCCAGGGATTCCGATGGAGCACCGCGGAGGTGCTGCGGAACGCGGCGGCGCGCTGCAGGATCCTCTCGACGCCGTTTTCGTTCCTGCCTCCCGGGCGGGACGTGGACACCGGGGAGGACCTTCTCGCGTTGAGGGAGTGGGCGAGGACGCACGCGCTGCCCAAGTGCCCCCGGACCCGCGGGTGGATCACCGGTTTCTTCGGCCGGGGTGGCGGAGGATCCCCGGGGTCGCCGGAACGAACACCCGGTCCTCCCCGAGGTTCATGA
- the hisG gene encoding ATP phosphoribosyltransferase produces MKEKKRNILNIGLPKGSLQESTLHLFRKAGFNINVGSRSYVPTIDDPELSGLLIRAQEMARYVQDGILDMGLTGRDWVLEQNARVKEVCPLLYARGGLRPVRWVVAVPNDSPIQRIRDLQGKRVATELVQFTRRYLKKKGVEAQVEFSWGATEVKAPRLADAIVELTETGSSLRANNLRVVETILESTTVLIANREAWKDPWKREKIGNVALLLQGALRAEETVGLKMNVGRGDLDRILKVLPAMQNPTISTLSEAGWFSLEVIVDQKIVRDLIPVLKKEGASGIVEYPLNKVIP; encoded by the coding sequence ATGAAAGAGAAGAAGCGGAACATCCTGAACATCGGTCTGCCGAAGGGGAGCCTGCAGGAGTCCACCCTGCACCTGTTCCGCAAGGCCGGCTTCAACATCAACGTCGGCTCGCGCAGTTACGTCCCCACGATCGACGACCCGGAACTTTCCGGTCTCCTGATCCGTGCCCAGGAGATGGCGCGTTATGTCCAGGACGGCATCCTCGACATGGGCCTTACCGGGCGGGACTGGGTGCTGGAGCAGAACGCGAGGGTGAAGGAGGTTTGCCCCCTCCTCTACGCGCGGGGGGGCTTGCGCCCCGTCCGTTGGGTGGTGGCGGTCCCGAACGACTCCCCCATCCAGCGGATCCGGGATTTGCAGGGGAAGCGGGTGGCGACCGAACTGGTCCAGTTCACCCGGCGCTACCTGAAAAAAAAGGGGGTCGAGGCCCAGGTCGAGTTCTCCTGGGGGGCCACCGAGGTGAAGGCGCCGCGCCTGGCCGATGCGATCGTCGAGTTGACCGAAACGGGGAGCAGCCTTCGGGCGAACAACCTCCGCGTCGTGGAGACGATCCTCGAGTCGACCACCGTCCTCATCGCGAACCGGGAGGCATGGAAGGATCCGTGGAAGCGGGAAAAGATCGGGAACGTTGCCCTGCTCCTCCAGGGCGCTCTCCGCGCGGAGGAGACGGTCGGTCTCAAGATGAACGTCGGCCGCGGCGACCTCGACCGGATCCTCAAGGTGCTGCCGGCGATGCAGAACCCGACGATCTCCACCTTGAGCGAGGCCGGGTGGTTCTCCCTCGAGGTAATCGTCGACCAGAAGATCGTCCGGGACCTGATCCCCGTCCTCAAGAAGGAAGGGGCCTCCGGGATCGTCGAGTACCCGCTGAACAAGGTCATCCCTTAG
- a CDS encoding TIGR02757 family protein, producing MSGIVPAEQGHTVTRRRSIAAPLLRLLEEGRGAELSPDPVAFPHRYADPGDAEAAAFLAASFAFGGVLQIRTFLSRLFDALSPSPHAALTAAKPIGRRSVAGLSHRFISSEGVYRFLRCVRAAYLEHGSLERLYIAGRGGDAPDLRRDLARFLGGLRDRWGEEDLGRERDFLFPRPERGSACKRHNLFLRWVVRDPDGVDLGLWRAVSPRDLIVPLDTHMARLGSALGLTRRKTQDWRMAEEITDSLRLVCPEDPVKFDYPLTRLGILGVCTRSRRGVCRRCPVAPLCSLRCRNAGESIGG from the coding sequence GTGTCCGGGATCGTACCCGCTGAACAAGGTCATACCGTAACCCGTCGCCGATCGATCGCCGCTCCCCTCCTCCGTCTGCTCGAGGAGGGCCGCGGAGCGGAGCTTTCCCCCGACCCGGTCGCGTTTCCCCACCGGTACGCCGACCCCGGGGACGCCGAGGCCGCAGCGTTTCTTGCCGCGTCGTTCGCCTTCGGAGGCGTCCTCCAGATCCGGACCTTCCTGTCGCGCCTCTTCGACGCCCTTTCCCCGTCCCCCCACGCCGCCTTGACGGCCGCGAAGCCGATCGGTCGACGTTCGGTCGCCGGTCTTTCCCACCGCTTCATCTCTTCCGAAGGGGTGTACCGATTCCTCCGCTGTGTCCGCGCGGCGTACCTCGAGCACGGATCGCTCGAGCGGCTCTACATCGCGGGGAGGGGAGGGGACGCTCCCGACCTTCGGAGGGACCTGGCGCGTTTCCTGGGAGGGCTTCGCGATCGATGGGGGGAGGAGGACCTTGGGCGAGAGCGCGACTTCCTTTTCCCGCGCCCGGAACGCGGGTCGGCGTGCAAGCGGCACAACCTGTTCCTGCGGTGGGTCGTCCGGGACCCGGACGGTGTCGATCTCGGGTTGTGGCGCGCCGTGTCTCCGCGGGACCTGATCGTTCCCCTCGACACCCACATGGCGCGGTTGGGGAGCGCTCTCGGGCTCACGCGGCGGAAGACGCAGGACTGGAGGATGGCGGAGGAGATCACCGACTCCCTGCGCCTCGTGTGCCCGGAGGACCCGGTGAAGTTCGACTATCCTCTGACCCGTCTCGGCATCCTCGGGGTGTGCACCCGCTCCCGGCGAGGCGTCTGCCGTCGTTGCCCCGTGGCGCCTCTCTGTTCGCTTCGATGCCGGAACGCCGGTGAGTCGATCGGCGGGTGA
- a CDS encoding PilT/PilU family type 4a pilus ATPase: MAEKKLKIGEILVAAGVIKKEQLADALRSQSQLGGTLGENLIRMACLTEEELLKSLSEQLGIQHINLTKVEVPAAVQRLVKMETVRLRRLLPIGFEGKRLVVGMVDPTDLSALTEVEFQSGHGTKPVILSASHFELAQTFFQTHGYGDATLKFDAEKEAARHVRMENTLASMLSVLLSWKGQDLHLSAGAIPSVRIDNEIRRLSLPVLKPADVEQMIYAILTQEQRRYFQENLELDFAFSLHGVGRFRCNLYRQRNSIAFTARHVSETVPSAAELGIPDFLHEFGLKNQGLILVTGPNGHGKSTTLAWLVDTINRERRSNIITIEDPVEFTHRHKNSNVNQREVGTDTLSFADGLRHIFRQNPDVIVIGELRDYDSISIALTAAETGHLVLGTLHSMNATAAVDRIVDSFPGNQQLQVRAQLAESLLLVFSQRLLKRANGSGRVLAWEKMATSLRVRNAIREGKVHQLRGMMQANVDELVSIDWTLADMVAAGKVKYEEAVKFADNLTYMNELLKVRGAFK; the protein is encoded by the coding sequence ATGGCCGAAAAGAAGTTGAAAATCGGCGAGATCCTCGTCGCCGCTGGAGTCATCAAGAAGGAGCAGTTGGCCGACGCTCTCCGGAGCCAGAGCCAGCTCGGGGGGACGCTGGGGGAGAACCTCATCCGGATGGCGTGCCTCACGGAGGAGGAGCTGTTGAAGTCCCTCTCCGAGCAACTGGGGATTCAGCACATCAACCTCACCAAGGTCGAAGTTCCCGCCGCGGTGCAGCGGCTCGTCAAGATGGAAACCGTCCGCCTGCGCCGCCTCCTCCCCATCGGGTTCGAGGGGAAGCGCCTCGTGGTCGGGATGGTCGACCCCACGGACCTTTCCGCCCTGACCGAAGTGGAGTTCCAGTCGGGGCACGGCACGAAGCCGGTCATCCTCTCCGCTTCGCATTTCGAGCTGGCCCAGACGTTTTTCCAGACACACGGGTACGGGGATGCGACGCTGAAGTTCGACGCCGAGAAGGAGGCGGCACGACACGTCCGGATGGAGAACACCCTCGCCTCGATGCTCTCCGTCCTTCTCTCGTGGAAGGGGCAGGACCTGCACCTGTCTGCCGGGGCGATCCCGTCGGTCCGTATCGACAACGAGATCCGCCGGCTGAGCCTCCCGGTACTCAAGCCCGCGGACGTCGAGCAGATGATCTACGCGATCCTGACGCAGGAGCAGCGCCGCTACTTCCAGGAGAATCTCGAACTCGACTTCGCCTTCTCCCTGCACGGGGTCGGCCGCTTCCGGTGCAACCTGTACCGCCAGCGCAACTCGATCGCCTTCACCGCGCGGCACGTGTCCGAGACCGTCCCGTCGGCGGCGGAGCTCGGCATCCCCGACTTCCTGCACGAATTCGGCCTGAAGAACCAGGGGCTGATCCTCGTCACCGGCCCGAACGGCCACGGGAAGTCGACCACACTTGCATGGCTCGTCGACACGATCAACCGGGAACGGCGGTCCAACATCATCACGATCGAGGATCCCGTCGAGTTCACCCACCGGCACAAGAACTCCAACGTGAACCAGCGGGAGGTGGGGACCGACACCCTCTCCTTCGCGGACGGTCTTCGGCACATCTTCCGGCAGAATCCGGACGTCATCGTGATCGGTGAGCTCCGGGATTACGACAGCATTTCCATCGCCCTTACCGCCGCGGAAACGGGACACCTGGTCCTGGGGACGCTCCACTCCATGAACGCCACGGCAGCCGTGGACCGGATCGTGGACTCTTTCCCGGGGAACCAGCAGCTCCAGGTCCGCGCGCAGTTGGCCGAGTCGCTGCTCCTCGTCTTCTCCCAGCGCCTGCTCAAGCGCGCGAACGGTTCGGGGCGCGTGCTCGCCTGGGAAAAGATGGCGACCTCCCTCCGGGTCCGGAACGCCATCCGGGAGGGGAAGGTACACCAACTGCGGGGGATGATGCAGGCCAACGTCGACGAACTGGTGTCGATCGACTGGACGCTGGCGGACATGGTGGCGGCCGGGAAGGTGAAGTACGAGGAGGCGGTGAAATTCGCCGACAACCTGACCTATATGAACGAGCTTCTCAAGGTCCGAGGGGCGTTCAAGTAG
- a CDS encoding 2-amino-3,7-dideoxy-D-threo-hept-6-ulosonate synthase yields the protein MIGKKIRLERIMDRNTHRTVLVPMDHGVTVGPIPGLIQIPPAANLIAEGGANAAIVHRGAAMFGHRGYGKDLGLILHLSASTTLAPDSNRKVLVATVEDALQMGADAVSIHVNLGAEDEARMLRDFGTVSSACQRWGMPLLAMIYTRGPKIRNEYDVRYVRHAARVGAEMGADIVKVPYTGSPETFREVTQGCASSVVIAGGEKMAGDEEVLRMVHDAVAAGCAGASIGRNVFQHRSPASMVRAIVSIVHGGATVREALGILKAKS from the coding sequence ATGATCGGAAAGAAGATCCGCCTGGAGCGGATCATGGACCGGAATACCCACAGGACCGTGCTCGTTCCCATGGACCATGGTGTGACCGTCGGCCCGATCCCCGGACTGATCCAGATCCCTCCGGCGGCGAACCTCATCGCCGAGGGGGGGGCCAACGCGGCGATCGTGCACCGCGGGGCCGCCATGTTCGGACACCGCGGCTACGGGAAAGATCTCGGCCTCATCCTCCATCTCTCCGCCAGCACCACCCTCGCCCCCGACTCCAACCGGAAGGTCCTGGTGGCCACCGTCGAGGACGCCCTGCAGATGGGGGCCGACGCCGTCTCCATCCACGTGAATCTGGGCGCCGAGGACGAGGCGCGGATGCTGCGCGACTTCGGCACGGTATCGAGCGCCTGTCAGCGCTGGGGGATGCCGCTCCTCGCCATGATCTACACGCGCGGACCCAAGATCCGGAACGAGTACGACGTCAGATACGTCCGCCACGCCGCGCGGGTGGGGGCGGAAATGGGAGCCGACATCGTCAAGGTTCCTTATACGGGATCCCCCGAGACGTTCCGCGAGGTCACGCAGGGGTGCGCCTCCTCCGTGGTGATCGCGGGAGGGGAGAAGATGGCGGGTGACGAGGAAGTTCTCCGGATGGTCCACGACGCCGTCGCGGCGGGGTGCGCGGGGGCCTCGATCGGGAGGAACGTATTCCAGCACCGCTCCCCGGCGTCCATGGTGCGCGCCATCGTCTCGATCGTCCACGGCGGCGCCACCGTCCGGGAAGCGCTCGGGATCCTCAAGGCAAAATCTTGA
- a CDS encoding 3-dehydroquinate synthase II has product MILPRLIARIVPWDKEVAVAAIESGVEALWVPDGRASSARELGRVATVCSEGDLREGTDFRVTRMEGKEDETRVAGSPPDAAWVVFPRDREIIPLENLVAWGRRILVVARTPADVSLYRGVLEKGVYGLVLDDRDPAGMRTLAAAARAKAEDVSLVPARVVEVVPLGMGDRVCVDTCTWIEGSRGMLVGNGSAGMFLVCAENVPNPYVLPRPFRVNAGAVHSYCRVPGGRTAYLSELVAGSGVLLVDDSGRGEAAWVGRSKVERRPLVLVRAVGPSGNEHSIVLQNAETIRLVGPGGATPSIARIAAGDEVLLMEERAGRHFGVSVEETIREK; this is encoded by the coding sequence TTGATTCTCCCCAGACTCATCGCCCGGATCGTACCTTGGGACAAGGAAGTGGCCGTCGCCGCCATCGAATCGGGGGTCGAGGCGCTTTGGGTGCCGGACGGCCGCGCCTCGTCCGCCCGGGAACTCGGGCGCGTCGCGACGGTGTGCTCCGAAGGGGACCTGCGCGAGGGGACCGACTTCCGGGTTACCCGGATGGAGGGGAAGGAAGACGAGACGCGGGTCGCCGGCTCCCCGCCGGACGCGGCATGGGTCGTCTTTCCGCGGGACCGGGAGATCATCCCCCTGGAGAACCTTGTGGCATGGGGCCGCAGAATCCTGGTCGTGGCCCGGACGCCCGCCGATGTCTCGCTCTACCGGGGTGTCCTGGAAAAGGGAGTCTACGGGCTGGTCCTCGATGATCGGGATCCCGCGGGGATGCGCACGCTTGCGGCCGCCGCCCGCGCGAAGGCCGAGGACGTTTCGCTGGTTCCCGCGCGCGTGGTCGAGGTGGTCCCTCTCGGGATGGGCGACCGTGTCTGCGTCGACACGTGCACCTGGATCGAGGGGAGCCGGGGGATGCTGGTCGGCAACGGGAGCGCGGGGATGTTCCTCGTGTGCGCCGAGAACGTACCGAACCCGTATGTCCTTCCGCGTCCGTTCCGCGTCAACGCGGGAGCGGTCCACTCCTACTGCCGCGTCCCTGGAGGCCGCACCGCCTATCTGTCCGAGCTGGTCGCAGGTTCGGGAGTGCTCCTCGTCGACGACTCCGGGAGGGGGGAGGCGGCGTGGGTCGGCCGGTCGAAGGTGGAGCGTCGTCCGCTGGTCCTGGTCCGGGCCGTCGGCCCCTCCGGGAACGAGCATTCGATCGTCCTGCAGAACGCCGAGACGATCCGTCTCGTGGGACCGGGGGGCGCTACGCCGTCGATCGCCAGGATCGCGGCAGGGGACGAGGTGCTGCTCATGGAGGAGCGTGCGGGCCGGCACTTCGGGGTGTCGGTCGAGGAGACGATCCGCGAAAAGTAG
- the tatA gene encoding twin-arginine translocase TatA/TatE family subunit, producing MFGLGLSELLIILVIVVLLFGAGRLPQIGSGIGEGIRNFKKSMKEKDEVDVTPTKGDGEKK from the coding sequence ATGTTCGGACTCGGACTTTCGGAGCTTCTCATCATCCTCGTGATCGTGGTGCTGCTGTTCGGGGCCGGACGGCTTCCGCAGATCGGCTCCGGGATCGGGGAAGGGATTCGGAACTTCAAGAAGTCGATGAAAGAGAAGGACGAGGTGGACGTCACCCCGACCAAGGGAGACGGCGAAAAGAAATAG
- a CDS encoding zinc-ribbon domain-containing protein, which produces MIIECQTCHARFRLDESRIKGRGARVKCRKCGDSIVVLKDSAPPPPPPGGDGSFDLSSAVRDSAGESPRTPPLVGNLIPFPAPARPVEPEARRPFSRALNATEPEKDEVDLAFDRVLSAGAEAPSPSNGETEAEISSPAEADAPVRPADPEVRPELDLGALTLDFGPEEKLDLPSPAELEPPPVGQSVGEPPTEFRGEGDFLISDSDSLDFLQKKHRDAESETLPGVGDISLEITPAPGDGESPFLRERETSPAPHADWASPPPEEIPLEENVTPPPEPVVEIPPYREAEPVPAPPVEPPVRHGSPAPESPRPGSSAGIAAAIVVAVLLTAGGYLGLTPSGRKTLERAIPGVAALWGGKPAASVEPKYDLRNVIGYYESGSASPRILVIKGQVANLSTVEKSGIRVQATLLDNTDAVLAQQAVYAGNMLSGEAIRKGDRDALSKTLGNRFGEGLANMNVAPNKAIPFMVVFFDAPATMDSYKLEAKDSE; this is translated from the coding sequence ATGATCATCGAGTGCCAGACGTGCCACGCGCGGTTCCGCCTCGACGAATCCAGGATCAAGGGAAGGGGCGCACGCGTGAAGTGCCGGAAATGCGGGGACAGCATCGTCGTCCTCAAGGACAGCGCTCCCCCTCCCCCGCCGCCGGGCGGGGACGGTTCGTTCGACCTCAGCTCCGCGGTGCGGGATTCCGCCGGCGAGAGTCCCCGGACTCCGCCCCTCGTCGGGAACCTGATCCCCTTCCCTGCTCCGGCCCGGCCGGTGGAGCCCGAAGCGCGGAGACCCTTCTCCCGGGCGCTGAACGCGACGGAGCCGGAAAAGGACGAGGTGGATCTGGCCTTTGACCGGGTCCTCTCGGCCGGCGCGGAGGCACCCTCCCCGTCCAACGGGGAAACGGAGGCGGAGATTTCCTCCCCCGCGGAGGCGGACGCGCCGGTGAGGCCTGCGGATCCGGAGGTCCGCCCGGAGCTGGACCTCGGTGCGTTGACCCTGGACTTCGGGCCGGAGGAAAAACTGGACCTTCCTTCCCCCGCGGAGCTGGAGCCACCGCCCGTCGGGCAGTCCGTCGGCGAGCCGCCCACGGAGTTCCGTGGCGAGGGGGACTTCCTGATCAGCGATTCGGATTCCCTGGATTTCCTGCAGAAGAAACATCGCGACGCAGAGTCGGAGACTCTCCCGGGGGTCGGCGACATCTCCCTGGAGATCACGCCCGCGCCGGGCGACGGAGAGAGCCCCTTTCTGCGCGAACGCGAAACGTCCCCGGCGCCGCACGCGGATTGGGCTTCTCCGCCCCCGGAGGAGATCCCCCTCGAGGAGAACGTCACCCCACCGCCGGAACCTGTCGTCGAAATCCCGCCGTACCGGGAGGCGGAACCTGTCCCCGCGCCCCCCGTGGAACCTCCGGTCCGCCATGGATCTCCGGCACCGGAATCCCCACGCCCAGGGTCATCCGCCGGGATCGCTGCAGCGATTGTGGTGGCGGTCCTCCTTACGGCCGGCGGCTATCTCGGCCTCACGCCATCGGGAAGGAAGACGCTCGAACGAGCGATCCCGGGCGTAGCCGCACTATGGGGAGGGAAACCGGCCGCGTCCGTGGAGCCGAAGTACGACCTTCGGAACGTGATCGGTTATTACGAGAGCGGTAGCGCCTCCCCGAGGATCCTGGTGATCAAAGGTCAGGTGGCCAATCTTTCCACGGTGGAGAAGAGCGGCATCCGGGTCCAGGCCACGCTGCTGGACAATACCGACGCCGTCCTGGCGCAGCAGGCGGTTTACGCGGGAAACATGCTGTCCGGAGAAGCGATCCGGAAGGGGGACCGGGACGCCTTGTCGAAAACGTTGGGGAACCGGTTCGGGGAGGGGTTGGCGAACATGAACGTGGCGCCCAACAAGGCCATCCCGTTCATGGTGGTGTTCTTCGACGCGCCGGCGACCATGGACAGCTACAAGCTGGAGGCGAAGGACAGCGAATAA
- the tatC gene encoding twin-arginine translocase subunit TatC, giving the protein MSTNAGEIRQPLTEHLDELRRRLIRALIALGIGTALCYNFAERIYSALLSPLTAALPPDSHLIFTELTEAFLTYFKMSLWGGFVLASPVIFYQAWRFVSPGLYLKERKLFLVFAAWSTFGFLAGMAFAYFVAIPSILSFFLSFGRSVVVPMPSMRDSLSIVLRLLLIFGVMFELPLVLFLAGRGGIVTPELLRKWRKGAVLGAFLLAAVLTPPDAVSQIMIAIPLYALFEIGIVLCALGARRRASTLPGSRA; this is encoded by the coding sequence TTGTCGACGAACGCCGGGGAAATCCGCCAACCCCTCACCGAGCATCTCGACGAACTCCGGCGCCGCCTCATCAGGGCGCTGATCGCCCTCGGGATCGGCACCGCTCTCTGCTACAATTTCGCGGAGCGGATCTACTCCGCGCTTCTATCCCCCCTCACCGCCGCCCTCCCCCCGGATTCGCACCTGATCTTCACCGAACTGACGGAGGCGTTTCTCACGTACTTCAAGATGTCCCTGTGGGGGGGGTTCGTGCTCGCGTCCCCGGTCATCTTCTACCAGGCGTGGCGGTTCGTGAGTCCCGGTCTGTACCTGAAGGAGCGGAAGCTCTTTCTCGTCTTCGCGGCTTGGTCCACCTTCGGTTTCCTCGCGGGGATGGCGTTCGCATACTTCGTCGCGATCCCGTCGATCCTCTCCTTCTTCCTGTCGTTCGGCCGGTCGGTCGTGGTCCCGATGCCGTCGATGCGGGATTCCCTCTCCATCGTCCTGCGCCTCCTGTTGATCTTCGGCGTCATGTTCGAACTTCCCCTGGTCCTCTTCCTCGCGGGGCGCGGCGGGATCGTGACGCCGGAGCTCCTGCGAAAATGGCGAAAAGGGGCCGTCCTCGGGGCGTTCCTCCTGGCCGCCGTGCTGACCCCGCCGGACGCGGTGTCCCAGATCATGATCGCCATCCCGCTCTACGCGCTGTTCGAAATCGGGATCGTGCTGTGCGCCCTCGGGGCGCGCCGGCGCGCCTCGACCCTCCCCGGATCCCGCGCTTGA